A region from the Pelecanus crispus isolate bPelCri1 chromosome 11, bPelCri1.pri, whole genome shotgun sequence genome encodes:
- the C11H12orf43 gene encoding protein CUSTOS, whose translation MAAPRGGSGLDTDTDSDSGSGSGSDSSGEAAARFREAAWDCAAQAAASVRAEPRGGGFKKDRLQPAQPSLRHEVNGHDEDGNELQTTPEFRAHVAKKLGAMLDGFITVLKDSSGPSQTSVQQSDSADDGFRLFSSSVPGDSGKSEPCPAARRRQPSSSSDMDSDQEWQKYQEAAVSAADVLKQSAFPALSLDSSQGQSQGYVEHSQKKKKKKKIRGENTIQEKIMDPAECDQISKDLPRLVSANGQHERQDSNHTENSVLPEVVKKKKKKKKRE comes from the exons ATGGCGGCGCCCAGGGGCGGCTCGGGCCTGGACACGGACACGGACTCGGACTCGGGCTCGGGCTCGGGCTCGGACAGCAGCGGCGAGGCGGCAGCGCGGTTCCGGGAGGCCGCCTGGGACTGCGCTGCGCAGGCGGCGGCGTCGGTGCGGGCAGAACCGCGCGGCG GTGGCTTTAAAAAGGACCGGCTGCAGCCTGCTCAGCCTAGCCTAAG GCATGAGGTGAATGGTCATGACGAGGATGGAAATGAGCTACAGACAACACCAGAGTTCAGAGCACATGTTGCGAAGAAACTGGGAGCAATGCTAGATGG TTTCATCACTGTCTTGAAGGACTCATCAGGACCTTCACAAACTTCTGTGCAACAGTCTGACTCTGCAGATGATG gTTTTCgcctcttctcttcttctgtcCCAGGAGACTCTGGGAAATCAGAGCCTTGCCCTGCAGCAAGGAGGAGACAGCCATCTAGCTCCAG TGACATGGATAGTGACCAAGAGTGGCAAAAGTACCAGGAGGCTGCTGTGTCAGCCGCAGACGTTCTGAAGCAAAGTGCTTTTCCTGCACTGTCTTTGGATTCCAGCCAGGGTCAGAGTCAGGGTTATGTAgagcacagccagaaaaaaaagaagaaaaagaaaattaggggAGAGAACACTATTCAAGAGAAAATAATGGACCCAGCAGAGTGTGACCAGATCAGCAAAGATTTGCCACGGTTAGTGTCTGCAAATGGACAGCATGAGAGACAGGACAGCAATCATACAGAGAACTCAGTGTTGCCAGAAgttgtgaagaagaaaaagaagaagaaaaaaagagaatga